One genomic region from Streptomyces sp. NBC_00582 encodes:
- a CDS encoding NAD(P)/FAD-dependent oxidoreductase, whose protein sequence is MVKERARILVVGGGYVGMYTALRLQRNLKQELARGDAEITVVTPEPYMTYQPFLPEAAAGAVSPRHVVVPLRRVLPHCRVLVGEVTAVDHAKRTATLTTLATEEEGTGAQQLTYDELVLAPGSVARTLPIPGLADHAIGFKTVEEAIGLRNHVIEQMDIASSTRDPAIRDAALTFVFVGGGFAGVEALGELEDMARYTTRYYHNVKPEDLKWVLVEASDRILPEVGEDMGRYTVSELRRRNIDVRLNTRLESCADRIAVLSDGARFPTRTVVWTAGVKPHPVLAATDLPRTERGRLKCTPELTVDGVTHAWAAGDAAAVPDVTAARPGTETAPNAQHAVRQAKVLGDNIARSLRGEPLQTYSHKYVGSVASLGLHKGVAHVYGRKLKGYPAWFMHRAYHLSRVPTFNRKARVLAEWILAGLFKREIVSLGSLEHPRAEFELAAGGKPSDASPDDPKGSS, encoded by the coding sequence ATGGTGAAGGAACGTGCGCGCATTCTCGTTGTCGGCGGCGGCTACGTCGGGATGTACACGGCACTGCGGCTCCAGCGGAATCTGAAACAGGAACTCGCCCGGGGAGACGCGGAGATCACCGTTGTCACCCCCGAGCCGTACATGACCTATCAGCCGTTCCTCCCCGAGGCCGCCGCCGGCGCGGTCTCCCCACGCCATGTCGTCGTCCCCCTGCGTCGCGTCCTGCCGCACTGCCGGGTCCTCGTCGGCGAGGTCACCGCCGTCGACCACGCCAAACGCACGGCCACCCTCACCACCCTCGCCACCGAGGAGGAGGGCACCGGAGCCCAGCAGCTCACGTACGACGAACTCGTCCTCGCGCCCGGCTCCGTCGCCCGCACCCTCCCCATCCCCGGCCTCGCCGACCACGCCATCGGCTTCAAGACCGTCGAGGAGGCCATCGGACTGCGCAACCACGTCATCGAACAGATGGACATCGCCTCCTCCACCCGCGACCCCGCCATCCGCGACGCCGCTCTCACCTTCGTCTTCGTCGGCGGCGGCTTCGCAGGCGTGGAGGCCCTCGGCGAACTGGAGGACATGGCCCGCTACACCACGCGCTACTACCACAACGTCAAGCCCGAGGACCTGAAGTGGGTCCTCGTCGAGGCCTCCGACCGGATCCTGCCGGAGGTCGGCGAGGACATGGGCCGCTACACCGTGAGTGAACTGCGCCGCCGCAACATCGACGTCCGCCTGAACACCCGCCTGGAGTCCTGCGCCGACCGCATCGCCGTCCTCAGCGACGGCGCCCGCTTCCCGACCCGTACGGTCGTGTGGACCGCCGGCGTAAAACCGCACCCCGTGCTCGCCGCGACCGACCTCCCCCGCACCGAACGAGGTCGGCTGAAATGCACCCCCGAGCTGACCGTCGACGGCGTCACGCACGCGTGGGCCGCCGGAGACGCGGCCGCCGTCCCCGACGTCACGGCCGCCCGACCCGGTACGGAGACCGCCCCGAACGCCCAGCACGCCGTCCGCCAGGCCAAGGTCCTCGGCGACAACATCGCGCGCTCCCTGCGCGGCGAACCCCTCCAGACGTACTCCCACAAGTACGTCGGCTCGGTTGCCTCGCTCGGCCTCCACAAGGGCGTCGCCCACGTCTACGGACGCAAACTCAAGGGCTACCCCGCCTGGTTCATGCACCGCGCCTACCACCTCAGCCGCGTGCCCACCTTCAACCGCAAGGCGCGCGTGCTCGCCGAATGGATCCTCGCCGGGCTCTTCAAACGCGAGATCGTCTCCCTGGGATCCCTCGAACATCCTCGCGCCGAGTTCGAACTCGCTGCCGGTGGAAAGCCTTCTGACGCGTCGCCCGACGACCCGAAGGGGTCGTCCTGA
- a CDS encoding ATP-binding SpoIIE family protein phosphatase, translating into MNFTRWSARLPGTQRRAAARAEHTVTTTDRRSEGSVPAARAEQLTDEPPPVPAVDELPVREVLDRVPALVALVHGPDHRLAYVNDAYTAAFGARPCGEPAAEALPELRDLGLMPLLDQALRSGKPRTLKSRKAPDGRHYTFTCTPVAEDHEDGTGSADRADRAVLVFATDVTDHAEAAERLRASERRQRETAVTLQRSLLPQELEQPDDLRIAATYQPGGTEAAVGGDWYDVITLGGGRTALVIGDVMGRGVRAAAVMGQLRTAVRAYARLDLPPHEVLNLLDGLATEIDANQIATCVYAVHDPNEGRLVYASAGHLPILVRDDTGHVQRADEPTGPPLGTGGWMHASGSIPLGPGSTAVLYTDGLVERRDEDLDEGIAALERALAGATGTPQVVCDRLVRSAGVTADHDDDVAVLVLQHPARTGADSELFRNAALELLGGVEAAPRARAFASGVLTSWRFPSDLHDAGVLATSELVANSLQHGTPPMRLRLRRTDRRLIIEVTDGDDHLPRRRRAEPGDESGRGIAIVATIASHWGSRRTPGGGKAVWCEFVLPTT; encoded by the coding sequence GTGAACTTCACGCGCTGGAGCGCCCGGCTCCCCGGAACTCAGCGCCGCGCCGCCGCGCGGGCCGAGCACACGGTCACCACCACGGACCGGCGGAGCGAGGGCTCCGTACCCGCGGCCCGCGCCGAACAACTCACCGACGAACCACCGCCCGTGCCCGCCGTCGACGAACTCCCGGTCCGTGAGGTCCTCGACCGCGTCCCGGCCCTCGTCGCCCTCGTCCACGGCCCCGACCACCGCCTCGCCTACGTCAACGACGCCTACACGGCCGCCTTCGGCGCACGCCCCTGCGGCGAACCCGCCGCCGAGGCCCTCCCCGAACTCCGCGACCTCGGCCTCATGCCCCTCCTCGACCAGGCCCTGCGCAGCGGCAAACCCCGCACCCTGAAGTCCCGCAAGGCCCCCGACGGCCGCCACTACACCTTCACCTGCACCCCCGTGGCCGAGGACCACGAGGACGGCACGGGCAGCGCCGACAGAGCCGACAGAGCCGTCCTCGTCTTCGCCACCGACGTCACCGACCACGCCGAGGCCGCCGAACGCCTGCGCGCGAGCGAACGCCGCCAGCGCGAGACCGCCGTCACCCTCCAGCGCTCCCTCCTCCCCCAGGAACTCGAACAACCGGACGACCTGCGCATCGCCGCCACCTACCAGCCCGGCGGCACCGAGGCCGCCGTCGGCGGCGACTGGTACGACGTCATCACCCTCGGCGGCGGCCGCACCGCCCTCGTCATCGGCGACGTCATGGGACGCGGCGTCCGCGCGGCGGCCGTCATGGGCCAGCTCCGCACCGCCGTCCGCGCCTACGCCCGCCTCGACCTCCCCCCGCACGAGGTCCTCAACCTCCTCGACGGCCTCGCCACCGAGATCGACGCCAACCAGATCGCCACCTGCGTGTACGCCGTCCACGACCCCAACGAGGGCCGCCTGGTGTACGCCTCGGCCGGCCACCTCCCCATCCTCGTCCGCGACGACACCGGACACGTCCAGCGCGCCGACGAACCCACCGGCCCGCCCCTCGGCACCGGCGGCTGGATGCACGCCTCCGGCTCCATCCCCCTCGGCCCCGGCTCCACCGCCGTCCTCTACACCGACGGCCTGGTCGAGCGCCGCGACGAGGACCTCGACGAGGGCATCGCGGCCCTGGAGCGCGCCCTGGCCGGCGCCACCGGCACCCCCCAGGTCGTCTGCGACCGCCTGGTCCGCTCGGCCGGTGTCACCGCCGACCACGACGACGACGTCGCCGTCCTGGTCCTCCAGCACCCCGCCCGCACCGGCGCCGACAGCGAACTCTTCCGCAACGCCGCCCTCGAACTCCTCGGCGGCGTCGAAGCAGCCCCACGCGCGCGTGCCTTCGCCTCCGGAGTCCTCACGAGCTGGCGCTTCCCCAGCGACCTCCACGACGCCGGCGTCCTCGCCACCAGCGAACTCGTCGCCAACTCCCTCCAGCACGGCACCCCGCCCATGCGGCTGCGCCTGCGCCGCACCGACCGTCGCCTGATCATCGAGGTCACCGACGGCGACGACCACCTCCCGCGCCGCCGCCGCGCCGAACCGGGCGACGAGTCGGGCCGCGGCATCGCGATCGTCGCCACCATCGCCTCCCACTGGGGCAGCCGGCGCACCCCGGGCGGCGGAAAGGCGGTGTGGTGCGAGTTCGTCCTGCCGACCACCTAG
- a CDS encoding class I SAM-dependent methyltransferase, with product MADATGFHLKESAPERYERYVAPLMAPFVTALVDAADLYPGATVLDLACGTGFAARAAAAQAGPTGRVTGVDIHEGMLKIAEACHPRLYPDIEFTRAPADDLPHPDAAFDAVLCQQGAQFFPDLDAVLRETARVTRPGGRFAATVWSHLADSPYFVAVREAIEQHDGPQSTTAYEAAFQGADRLTTAVDRAGFHDTTRRTLTFTIALPPLETYVPGHLSATGWGQTVAETGDDSIFTRTARTVIDRLPPDTTAFPFTATLVSAVR from the coding sequence ATGGCAGACGCAACGGGCTTTCACCTCAAGGAAAGCGCCCCCGAGCGCTACGAACGCTACGTCGCGCCCCTCATGGCGCCCTTCGTCACCGCACTGGTGGACGCCGCGGACCTCTATCCCGGCGCCACCGTCCTCGACCTCGCCTGCGGCACCGGCTTCGCCGCCCGTGCCGCGGCCGCCCAGGCCGGCCCCACCGGCCGGGTCACCGGCGTGGACATCCACGAGGGCATGCTCAAGATCGCCGAAGCGTGCCACCCCCGTCTCTACCCGGACATCGAGTTCACCCGCGCCCCCGCGGACGACCTCCCCCACCCCGACGCGGCCTTCGACGCCGTTCTCTGTCAACAGGGCGCCCAGTTCTTCCCCGACCTCGACGCGGTCCTTCGGGAAACGGCCCGTGTCACCCGCCCCGGAGGCCGCTTCGCCGCCACCGTCTGGTCCCACCTCGCCGACTCCCCGTACTTCGTCGCCGTCCGCGAGGCCATCGAGCAGCACGACGGCCCGCAGTCGACGACGGCCTACGAGGCGGCCTTCCAGGGAGCCGACCGCCTGACCACCGCCGTCGACCGCGCCGGCTTCCACGACACGACCCGCCGCACCCTCACCTTCACCATCGCCCTCCCCCCACTGGAGACCTACGTCCCCGGCCACCTCTCCGCCACCGGCTGGGGCCAGACCGTCGCGGAGACCGGCGACGACTCGATCTTCACCCGGACCGCCCGCACCGTCATCGACCGACTCCCCCCGGACACGACGGCCTTCCCCTTCACGGCCACCCTGGTTTCCGCCGTCCGCTGA
- a CDS encoding MFS transporter: MTRAKGAAMRRIHVGNALSAFGLGFTVPYLYVYVAQVRGLGAMTAGSVLAVFAVAALIVLPVAGRAIVRRGPLPVLLAALVTAAVGALGLGLAGTATAVLTASAALGAGQAVMQPALATMIVDCSTTQTRSRAFAMQFFLQNLGLGIGGLIGGHLVDATRVSSFTLLFAIEAAMFLLLAVVMATVRVPSAPRLGGAPRQAARGSWRELLGNRAMVQLSVLGFVLFFACYGQFESGLSAYGIEAAGISTSALGTALAANTAMIVVAQFAVLRFVERQKRSRVIAAVGLIWAVAWVVAGYAGLGHGSQEMATAAFVSTYALFGLGEAMLSPTVAPLVADLAPSGMAGQYNSAFALVKQLALAVGPAVGGPMGASLHAPYIVTFLLFSLGISFLALRLGRQLTAVQDQPWLVRNRVVAQGGPAVEPVAAEA, translated from the coding sequence GTGACCAGGGCCAAGGGCGCAGCGATGCGCCGGATCCACGTGGGCAACGCACTCAGCGCGTTCGGGCTCGGCTTCACGGTCCCCTACCTGTACGTCTATGTGGCGCAGGTGCGGGGACTGGGGGCCATGACGGCGGGGTCGGTGCTCGCCGTCTTCGCCGTGGCCGCGCTGATCGTGCTGCCGGTCGCCGGACGGGCGATCGTGCGGCGCGGTCCACTGCCGGTCCTGCTGGCCGCCCTGGTCACCGCTGCCGTCGGTGCGCTGGGCCTGGGACTGGCCGGCACCGCCACCGCCGTACTGACCGCGTCGGCCGCGCTCGGCGCCGGGCAGGCCGTGATGCAGCCGGCGCTGGCGACGATGATCGTGGACTGCTCGACGACACAGACGCGCTCCCGTGCGTTCGCCATGCAGTTCTTCCTGCAGAACCTCGGGCTGGGCATCGGTGGGCTGATCGGTGGGCATCTCGTCGACGCCACGCGCGTGTCGTCGTTCACGCTGCTGTTCGCGATCGAGGCGGCGATGTTCCTGCTGCTGGCCGTAGTGATGGCGACGGTGCGGGTGCCGTCCGCGCCGCGGTTGGGGGGCGCGCCCCGGCAGGCCGCCCGGGGAAGCTGGCGGGAGCTGCTCGGCAACCGGGCCATGGTGCAGCTCTCCGTGCTGGGCTTCGTGCTGTTCTTCGCCTGTTACGGGCAGTTCGAGTCGGGGCTGAGCGCGTACGGGATCGAGGCCGCCGGAATCTCGACGTCGGCGCTCGGTACGGCGCTGGCCGCCAACACCGCCATGATCGTCGTCGCACAGTTCGCCGTGCTGAGGTTCGTCGAGCGGCAGAAGCGGTCGCGGGTGATCGCGGCCGTGGGGCTGATCTGGGCGGTGGCGTGGGTCGTGGCCGGGTACGCCGGGCTGGGGCATGGGAGCCAGGAGATGGCGACGGCGGCGTTCGTGTCGACGTACGCGCTGTTCGGGCTGGGTGAGGCGATGCTGTCGCCGACGGTCGCCCCGCTGGTGGCCGATCTCGCGCCGAGCGGGATGGCGGGGCAGTACAACTCGGCGTTCGCCCTGGTGAAGCAGCTCGCGCTGGCCGTGGGGCCGGCCGTGGGCGGACCGATGGGGGCCTCGCTGCACGCGCCGTACATCGTGACGTTCCTGCTGTTCTCGCTGGGGATCAGCTTCCTCGCGCTGCGGCTGGGGCGGCAGCTGACCGCCGTACAGGATCAGCCGTGGCTGGTGCGGAACCGGGTGGTGGCCCAGGGTGGCCCCGCTGTGGAGCCGGTGGCCGCGGAGGCGTGA
- a CDS encoding MarR family winged helix-turn-helix transcriptional regulator: MAETPGVTEPTLEEQIAAYQREFRGLDPQVEKIVSALSRLNRRMNVAYGRQTAELGISNAEWEVLKALVLSGVPYRLGPSDLAKRLGLTPAAMTHRIDRMVTEGLVTRERDESNRVRVIVELTPEGREKWLEAMRLATVFEEDLLQDLSPEERLTLGDVLTRLLRRVEHAQPDAGGRLSDLD; encoded by the coding sequence ATGGCCGAGACCCCCGGCGTCACCGAGCCGACGCTCGAAGAACAGATCGCCGCCTACCAGCGTGAGTTCCGGGGCCTCGACCCCCAGGTCGAGAAGATCGTCTCGGCGCTCTCCCGGCTCAACCGCCGGATGAACGTCGCCTACGGCCGCCAGACCGCCGAGCTCGGCATCAGCAACGCCGAGTGGGAGGTTCTCAAGGCCCTCGTACTCTCCGGCGTCCCCTATCGCCTGGGCCCGAGCGACCTGGCCAAGCGCCTCGGCCTCACGCCGGCCGCGATGACCCACCGGATCGACCGCATGGTCACCGAAGGACTGGTGACCCGGGAACGGGACGAGTCCAACCGCGTGCGCGTCATCGTGGAGCTGACGCCGGAGGGGAGGGAGAAGTGGCTGGAGGCGATGCGCCTGGCCACCGTCTTCGAGGAGGACCTGCTCCAGGACCTCTCACCCGAGGAGCGCTTGACTCTCGGAGACGTCCTGACCAGGCTCCTGCGCCGCGTGGAACACGCCCAGCCGGACGCCGGCGGACGGCTCAGCGACCTCGACTGA
- a CDS encoding GNAT family N-acetyltransferase, with the protein MNDFVVRGIRAEEWRQAKALRLEALKDSAASIAFLETYEDAAARPDSFWQERALGAGEAAGGARQFVAEADGREWVGSVTVLVEEAGSLDWAGMPVERRQGHVVAVYVRPEWRGGAVTRQLFEAGVEWAWEAGLERVRLLVHQDNLRAQGAYRKVGFVPSGVKVPVGEGFGDFSGEVELEFVRERG; encoded by the coding sequence ATGAATGACTTTGTGGTGCGGGGTATACGAGCCGAAGAGTGGCGCCAGGCAAAGGCGTTGCGGTTGGAGGCGCTCAAGGATTCCGCCGCGAGCATCGCTTTTCTCGAGACGTATGAGGATGCCGCGGCGCGGCCTGACTCCTTCTGGCAGGAGCGGGCCCTCGGGGCAGGGGAAGCGGCCGGCGGGGCGCGGCAGTTCGTCGCCGAGGCGGACGGACGGGAGTGGGTCGGGTCCGTCACTGTGCTCGTGGAGGAGGCCGGGAGTCTCGACTGGGCCGGGATGCCCGTCGAGCGGCGGCAAGGGCATGTGGTGGCCGTGTATGTGCGGCCCGAGTGGCGTGGGGGCGCCGTGACGCGGCAGCTGTTCGAAGCCGGGGTGGAGTGGGCCTGGGAGGCTGGGCTGGAGCGCGTGCGGCTGCTGGTCCACCAGGACAATCTGCGGGCGCAGGGGGCCTATCGGAAGGTGGGGTTCGTGCCGAGCGGGGTGAAGGTACCCGTAGGGGAGGGGTTCGGGGACTTCTCCGGGGAGGTCGAGCTCGAGTTCGTGCGTGAGCGTGGGTAG
- a CDS encoding type IV secretory system conjugative DNA transfer family protein produces MRPGEERAPGREGGQAGGIPDGLLVGLLAFLLGMTLLVWTATGLAALFTHGSWPAGVTFTRTPLAMRHLVAQPHDIAGAWPAAPATSLSGYGLFWGLFIGQLMILFVLTVFAIGTVARWRTVRARRRATPKPNPQPHEAPIPGTGTLPPTAPPHPAPPHPHLPQTEPPGTHSSHTDSPHTHSPGTEPPRGEPRHTGLPGTEPPRGEPRHTGLPGTEQPYGEPRHTGLPSTEQPYGEPPRTDVPRPDLPRPEPLPSSPGPQTPWTSASLLPGERVGGWESTRAEGAVLYAPPDTRKATATQALRDAEGAALVLTSNPTLWQDTKDARAKLGPVHLYDPTHLCDTPARLHWSPTTGCEDKGTAAHRATALLSPVRPTARLDQALADTAETLLRSYLHAAAIDGRTIRHVHRWSQGTGIQEAVRTLRTNPKAAPGSAGELEAALTAHPERRDIAQELTSRALSALSTINIREACTPNRTDALALDSFVNEGGTLYVVGESLEDPRTNPGAMPLLTALVSSVVERGRRMAVRSSSGRLDPPLTLILDDIAAVAPLPQLPDLLSTGADRGLPTLALLRSREQARARWPHHELPV; encoded by the coding sequence ATGAGACCCGGCGAAGAGCGCGCCCCCGGCCGCGAAGGCGGCCAGGCGGGCGGCATCCCCGACGGCCTCCTGGTGGGCCTGCTCGCCTTCCTCCTGGGCATGACCCTGCTGGTGTGGACGGCCACCGGCCTGGCCGCCCTCTTCACCCACGGCTCCTGGCCCGCCGGCGTCACCTTCACCCGCACCCCCCTGGCGATGCGCCACCTCGTCGCCCAGCCCCACGACATCGCCGGCGCCTGGCCCGCCGCCCCCGCGACCTCCCTCTCCGGCTACGGCCTCTTCTGGGGTCTCTTCATCGGCCAGCTGATGATCCTCTTCGTCCTCACGGTGTTCGCCATAGGAACGGTGGCCCGCTGGCGCACGGTACGAGCCCGCCGAAGAGCAACCCCCAAGCCCAACCCCCAGCCGCACGAGGCCCCGATCCCCGGCACGGGAACACTCCCCCCGACGGCACCACCCCACCCGGCACCGCCTCACCCCCATCTCCCCCAGACAGAGCCGCCCGGCACGCACTCGTCCCACACGGACTCGCCCCACACGCACTCGCCCGGCACGGAGCCGCCTCGCGGGGAGCCACGCCACACAGGCTTGCCCGGCACGGAGCCGCCTCGCGGGGAGCCACGCCACACAGGCCTGCCCGGCACGGAGCAGCCTTACGGGGAGCCACGCCACACAGGCCTGCCCAGCACGGAGCAGCCTTACGGGGAGCCGCCCCGCACGGACGTGCCTCGCCCGGACCTGCCCCGCCCCGAGCCGCTTCCCTCCTCTCCGGGCCCACAGACGCCCTGGACGTCCGCTTCTCTGTTGCCGGGCGAACGGGTGGGTGGGTGGGAAAGCACCCGCGCCGAAGGCGCGGTCCTCTACGCCCCACCGGACACCCGAAAAGCCACCGCCACCCAAGCCCTCCGAGACGCCGAGGGCGCAGCCCTCGTCCTCACCTCCAACCCCACCCTCTGGCAGGACACCAAGGACGCCAGAGCCAAACTGGGCCCGGTCCACCTCTACGACCCCACCCACCTCTGCGACACCCCCGCCCGCCTCCACTGGTCCCCCACCACAGGCTGCGAGGACAAGGGAACGGCAGCCCACCGGGCAACCGCCCTCCTCTCCCCCGTACGCCCCACAGCCCGCCTCGACCAGGCCCTCGCCGACACCGCCGAAACCCTCCTCCGCAGCTACCTCCACGCCGCCGCCATCGACGGCCGCACCATCCGCCACGTCCACCGCTGGTCCCAGGGCACCGGCATCCAGGAAGCGGTCCGCACCCTCCGCACGAACCCGAAGGCCGCCCCGGGCTCCGCGGGCGAACTGGAAGCCGCCCTCACCGCCCACCCCGAACGCCGCGACATCGCCCAGGAACTCACCTCCCGAGCCCTCTCCGCGCTCTCCACGATCAACATCCGCGAGGCATGCACTCCCAACCGAACTGATGCCCTCGCCTTGGATTCCTTCGTGAATGAAGGGGGAACACTTTATGTGGTCGGCGAATCCCTCGAGGACCCCAGGACAAACCCAGGCGCCATGCCTCTCCTCACGGCCCTCGTCTCAAGCGTGGTCGAGCGCGGCCGGCGCATGGCCGTACGGTCATCCTCCGGTCGCCTCGACCCACCACTGACCCTGATCCTGGACGACATCGCCGCTGTGGCTCCTCTCCCCCAACTCCCGGATCTTCTGTCGACCGGTGCGGACCGCGGCCTGCCGACCCTGGCCCTGCTCCGCTCCCGCGAACAGGCCAGGGCCCGCTGGCCCCACCACGAACTACCGGTCTGA
- a CDS encoding ATP-binding protein, protein MRDPLSVLTDAFTSFLFGKVETTRLPVRTSTGQAQAVYLPTAAPGLGDSGVIIGREVYSGKGYIYDPFQLYGQQLPAPHWLVLGESGNGKSALEKTYVLRQLRFRDRQVVVLDAQGEDGVGEWNLIAQALGITPIRLDPMAALDHGIRLNPLDPSITTTGQLALLRTIIEVAMGHGLDERSGFALKVAHAYVNETIIERQPVLSDIVEQLRHPEPESAEAMNVAIDDVRAWGLDVALVLDRLVDGDLRGMFDGPTTVGIDLDAPLIVFDLSHIDRNSIAMPILMAIVGVWLEHTWIRPDRKKRIFLVEEAWHIINSPFVAQLFQRLLKFGRRLGLSFVAVVHHLSDVVDGAAAKEAAAILKMASTRTIYAQKADEARATGRVLGLPRWAVEIIPTLTPGIAVWDVNGNVQVVKHLVTETERPLVFTDRAMTESSADHLAPEDALHAAELEQERRAAAFMEQHLADLDDSSESTVA, encoded by the coding sequence ATGCGGGACCCGCTGTCCGTCCTCACCGACGCCTTCACGTCCTTCCTCTTCGGCAAGGTCGAGACCACCCGCCTGCCCGTCCGCACCTCCACCGGCCAGGCCCAGGCGGTCTACCTCCCGACCGCCGCCCCCGGCCTCGGCGACTCCGGCGTCATCATCGGCCGCGAGGTCTACTCCGGGAAGGGCTACATCTACGACCCCTTCCAGCTCTACGGCCAGCAGCTCCCCGCCCCGCACTGGCTGGTCCTCGGCGAGTCCGGCAACGGCAAGTCGGCGCTGGAGAAGACCTACGTCCTGCGCCAGCTCCGCTTCCGCGACCGTCAGGTCGTCGTCCTCGACGCCCAGGGCGAGGACGGCGTCGGCGAATGGAACCTCATCGCGCAGGCCCTCGGCATAACCCCCATCCGCCTGGACCCGATGGCCGCCCTGGACCACGGCATCCGCCTGAACCCCCTGGACCCGTCCATCACGACGACGGGCCAGCTCGCCCTGCTGCGCACGATCATCGAGGTGGCGATGGGCCACGGCCTGGACGAACGCTCCGGCTTCGCCCTCAAGGTCGCCCACGCCTACGTCAACGAGACGATCATCGAACGCCAGCCGGTCCTCTCCGACATCGTCGAACAGCTCCGCCACCCCGAACCGGAATCGGCGGAGGCGATGAACGTCGCCATAGACGACGTCCGCGCCTGGGGCCTGGACGTCGCCCTCGTCCTGGACCGCCTGGTCGACGGCGACCTGCGCGGCATGTTCGACGGCCCCACGACGGTCGGCATCGACCTCGACGCCCCCCTGATCGTCTTCGACCTCTCCCACATCGACCGCAACTCCATCGCCATGCCGATCCTCATGGCGATCGTCGGCGTCTGGCTGGAGCACACCTGGATCCGCCCCGACCGGAAGAAGCGCATCTTCCTGGTCGAGGAGGCCTGGCACATCATCAACAGCCCCTTCGTGGCCCAGCTGTTCCAGCGCCTGCTGAAGTTCGGCCGCCGCCTCGGTCTGTCCTTCGTGGCGGTGGTCCACCACCTGTCCGACGTGGTCGACGGAGCCGCCGCGAAGGAAGCGGCGGCGATCCTGAAAATGGCCTCCACCCGGACGATCTACGCCCAGAAGGCCGACGAGGCGAGGGCGACCGGCCGCGTCCTGGGCCTCCCCCGCTGGGCGGTGGAGATCATCCCCACCCTGACCCCCGGTATCGCCGTCTGGGACGTCAACGGCAACGTGCAGGTCGTCAAACACCTGGTCACCGAGACCGAACGCCCCCTGGTCTTCACCGACCGCGCGATGACGGAGTCCTCGGCAGACCACCTGGCCCCCGAGGACGCCCTGCACGCCGCCGAACTCGAACAGGAACGGCGAGCGGCGGCCTTCATGGAACAGCATCTGGCCGACTTGGACGACTCGTCCGAGTCGACGGTGGCCTAG